A part of Syngnathoides biaculeatus isolate LvHL_M chromosome 21, ASM1980259v1, whole genome shotgun sequence genomic DNA contains:
- the spag17 gene encoding sperm-associated antigen 17 isoform X3 produces the protein MAPKAAKKGAAAKKTAAAQGPEVQTWESGLAGAQFDEEHWQACVCMVVGRGPHDEDLIQMLGRAVQQPQRKLFSSLSWEETEAKIREYGNPKAKKRETFPQYYEVTEPARELLEAREEISAELMAQIVKFMLLQIKDNDQQRRKAEIAAAVPPPTKEKAGPKGKDKKSKEEPPAKPKTKLKRRDDVEPPKYINDEPTDGPQHYVLLLGFHQPHLVGTLDAAGVHVANVIRLSAPHAPCVQDPEEDQEEDAEANADEMAAREAKEAQAKVLDCFWAALRQVIDNGGPNSRLHNVAQLEYAVPDSLTPFDPQDPESVMAAATQMFDGVAGLIYDCLDWRRQHQHYLNTANFIRVPSVVSGQDAPQPAETGAPVSPRSKKSGRPPPPKKAPSSLTTDVDMNHYNCLLEHVPAEACSVPLILHCMLEQVALSSELSLQSHVPDDPVPQTAPGLDHHVVAQMLHSVLPQVETAEEGRDLLHTLMTTVQTEEDKAMLLEQFDAEETPTRSEQPVIIRHHDERALRLIGITEIQGLDPALEEASMMKRSPAWKLINSVAQRRSNSSCWRAIKQQLQRQCTDDKISWPQAQRLFHQSVFESMPLTGLDDDGVLAKDCRPLGMVQQSKKHPVNPWDNPLSFAKQKLRNLRKKSPKFLNEDSAPTEQSGEPQLVQLDLSDIQSCRLRSLSDWHYVERHEAAVLPQVLQSSAQEFRCLDTLRGSHNNVLYIFCHNPMSSDRLCKEFWDVALHTDVKFRTYLEHVADTITDWTEKEEMKRQSLEVNHISPAHVSQNWTEEDEESRGPFITKNSLKASKLEEERLKEEEAKKGKKPAKGAPGKKQQAEDVKSAEAKKSDKSATTGAKSKATTNSSTTAASDQSLSSKADDKEEPAAGFAGFHMEGMLVHLSGCLQYIFPAAGGHVTVEKINYVEGSNMLKVAVRKDGHHFYTHISRVTRTPRNDGRENPVKSAAATRRSFSALLENDIRLSYSFERPSEKRKGPVEVGKAEAQVETPKEMEKGQEESTGAELTDAPKTDGGPAEAQVCEVQAQVSPSPFNSLNLSVPSGLLVQFLRGDEERDVLVRQTFHVTGPQHPSLAREESRTITCQGTVIRYMTDGSSEVLFADGAISSSLDSGPVWLQEIEEDITDEQNPEKQVTRPPRGFWTTTTPLGTRISTVGSTHEQSPSCSLLTYKTSDVITQEAMLSREDLVVMVQKPDGSVFVDHADGTRITTFYRERAPSADDDVSVGVTGRDGQTCGEAAPKGAKTHESADVPSKERVLMVENEACATVLMYPERHVAEIWLADGTVVTGDHEGDYQVIPSSVGLLHIQKDGKCVYTGGRPGGGLPFYIMSHTDDVTCDITDVDGNRFQVKEDGQVTAHNVGPAPRTLQEGDEDEEEEEEEDEEGKGMTSKPREHSPRLFLVHDDGSGSELLSSQAVVELLQQARSDPTVALLKDPLPDTQGEFGITVLKPSIESARSRWVHVKTDTDALLQTFRNRSRRGSPCFEVPDGKKAGSPSFATTTEPGPQKRAAASVAVRSCPRVLEIREVYQHRPLSRRLKNTVDMRLKEYIESLMEKAQRSADVMLKEPRAETERVHAGVLLSQSLTEDAQETRAIAKRTPGDVGALYGQAVQAPPEPSDHSEDPATTASVSCARVKESKWAETLEQYRQELFEVKQCVDALKRKFIVPYFHPENVALHQNLLLPGNPETRRPGLSVLDFPESDHMVEALQRDDLQEEYLHGREFNSATPPK, from the exons ATGGCCCCCAAGGCAGCTAAGAAAGGCGCAGCGGCCAAGAAGACCGCCGCCGCGCAGGGTCCCGAGGTCCAGACTTGGGAGAGCGGGCTCGCCGGCGCGCAGTTCGACGAG GAGCACTGGCAAGCGTGCGTCTGCATGGTGGTGGGTCGAGGTCCGCACGACGAGGACCTGATCCAGATGCTGGGCCGGGCCGTGCAGCAACCGCAGCGCAAGCTTTTCAGCTCGCTCTCCTGGGAGGAGACCGAGGCCAAG ATCCGCGAATATGGAAacccaaaagcaaaaaaacggGAGACCTTTCCTCAGTACTACGAG GTGACGGAGCCCGCCAGGGAGCTGCTGGAGGCCCGAGAGGAGATCTCTGCCGAGCTCATGGCGCAAATTGTCAAGTTTATGCTGCTGCAGATTAAAGACAACGACCAGCAGAGGAGAAAAGCCGAGATC GCTGCAGCGGTTCCACCTCCCAccaaagaaaaagcagggcCCAAAGGCAAAGACAAGAAGTCAAAGGAAGAGCCACCAGCCAAACCCAAAACCAAGCTGAAACGCAGGGATGATGTCGAGCCACCCAAGTACATAA ACGACGAGCCAACCGACGGCCCCCAGCACTACGTGCTGCTGCTGGGCTTCCACCAGCCTCACCTGGTGGGCACGCTGGACGCCGCCGGCGTGCACGTCGCCAACGTCATCAGGCTGAGTGCGCCACACGCGCCCTGCGTCCAGGACCCGGAGGAAGACCAAGAGGAAGACGCGGAGGCCAACG CGGACGAAATGGCTGCCAGAGAGGCGAAGGAGGCGCAGGCCAAGGTGCTGGACTGCTTCTGGGCGGCTCTCAGACAAGTTATAGACAACGGGGGGCCAAACTCCCGACTCCACAACGTGGCTCAGCTGGAGTACGCCGTCCCCGACTCGTTGACGCCCTTTGACCCGCAGGATCCCGAGTCTGTG ATGGCCGCGGCGACCCAAATGTTTGACGGCGTGGCCGGTCTCATCTACGACTGTCTGGACTGGCGCAGGCAGCACCAGCACTACTTGAACACGGCCAACTTCATACGTGTGCCGTCTGTGGTCTCTGGGCAGGACGCCCCACAGCCTGCAGAG actgGAGCTCCCGTGTCTCCACGCTCTAAGAAATCAGGACGCCCGCCACCCCCGA AGAAGGCGCCGTCGTCTCTCACCACCGACGTGGACATGAATCACTACAATTGCCTTTTGGAGCACGTCCCGGCCGAGGCCTGCTCTGTGCCGCTcatcttgcactgtatgctggaACAG GTTGCGTTGTCAAGTGAACTGTCCCTTCAGTCACACGTACCTGACGACCCCGTCCCCCAGACCGCTCCCGGTTTGGACCATCACGTGGTCGCGCAAATGCTGCACAGCGTCCTGCCTCAGGTGGAAACGGCAGAGGAGGGGAGGGACTTACTGCATACTTTGATGACCACAGTGCAGACGGAAGAAGACAAGGCG ATGCTTCTGGAGCAGTTTGATGCAGAGGAGACGCCAACGAGGTCGGAGCAGCCCGTCATCATCAGACACCACGACGAAAGAGCACTCCGCTTAATTGGGATAACC GAGATCCAAGGTTTGGATCCAGCCCTGGAGGAGGCTTCCATGATGAAGCGCTCTCCCGCGTGGAAGCTCATCAATTCAGTGGCTCAGCGGCGTTCcaacagctcgtgctggagggCGATCAAACAGCAGCTCCAGCGCCAATGCACCGACG ACAAGATTTCGTGGCCGCAGGCGCAGCGCCTCTTCCACCAGAGCGTGTTTGAGAGCATGCCGCTGACGGGATTGGATGACGACGGCGTTCTGGCGAAAGATTGCAGACCTCTGGGGATGGTGCAACAGAGCAAAAAACACCCCGTCAATCCCTGGGACAACCCGCTGTCTTTCGCCAAGCAGAAGCTCCGCAACCTGCGCAAGAAAT CTCCAAAGTTTCTGAACGAAGACTCTGCTCCCACTGAG CAAAGCGGCGAGCCCCAGCTTGTCCAGCTCGACCTGTCCGACATTCAGAGTTGCCGACTGAGGTCCCTCTCGGACTGGCACTACGTGGAACGCCACGAGGCCGCCGTCTTACCTCAA GTCCTCCAGTCATCTGCTCAGGAGTTTCGCTGTCTGGACACACTCAGAGGAAGTCATAATAATGTCCTGTACATTTTCTGCCACAATCCCATGAGTTCTGATCGCTTGTGCAAAGAATTCTGGGATGTAGCTCTTCACACAGATGTCAAATTCAG GACGTATTTGGAGCACGTAGCAGACACCATCACGGACTGGACCGAAAAAGAGGAGATGAAGAGGCAGTCGTTGGAAGTCAACCATATAAGTCCTGCGCATGTTTCACAAA ATTGGACGGAGGAAGATGAAGAGTCTCGGGGGCCGTTCATCACCAAAAACTCGCTGAAA GCGTCCAAGCTGGAGGAGGAGCGGCTCAAGGAAGAGGAAGCCAAGAAAGGCAAGAAGCCGGCGAAAGGGGCGCCGGGCAAGAAGCAGCAGGCGGAGGACGTGAAGTCGGCGGAGGCCAAGAAAAGCGACAAATCGGCCACCACGGGCGCCAAGAGCAAAGCCACCACCAACAGCTCGACGACGGCCGCCTCCGACCAGTCGCTTTCCAGTAAAGCGGACGACAAAGAGGAGCCCGCCGCT GGCTTTGCGGGCTTCCACATGGAGGGAATGTTGGTCCATCTGTCAGGCTGTCTCCAGTACATCTTCCCTGCGGCCGGGGGACACGTTACCGTGGAGAAGATCAACTACGTTGAAG GTTCCAACATGCTAAAAGTGGCGGTGAGGAAAGACGGTCATCACTTCTACACGCACATCAGCCGAGTTACCCGCACACCCAGAAACGACGGCAGAG AGAATCCCGTCAAGAGCGCCGCAGCCACCAGGCGTTCCTTCTCGGCCCTGCTGGAGAATGACATCCGGCTGTCTTACAGTTTTGAAAGACCGTCCGAAAAGCGCAAAGGTCCTGTTGAAGTGGGGAAAGCTGAAG CCCAAGTAGAGACCCCGAAAGAAATGGAGAAAGGGCAGGAAGAGTCCACAGGAGCGGAGCTGACGGACGCCCCAAAGACCGACGGCGGCCCCGCAGAGGCGCAG gtgTGTGAAGTCCAAGCCCAAGTGTCCCCGAGTCCTTTCAACAGCCTCAACCTGTCTGTCCCGAGTGGCCTACTTGTGCAGTTTTTGCGTGGAGACG AAGAGCGAGACGTGCTAGTGCGACAGACTTTTCACGTGACGGGCCCCCAGCACCCCTCTCTGGCCAGAGAGGAGTCTCGCACCATCACCTGCCAGGGCACCGTCATCCGATACATGACGGACGGCTCCAGCGAG GTGCTCTTTGCCGACGGCGCGATAAGTTCCAGCTTGGATTCGGGCCCGGTGTGGCTGCAAGAAATCGAAGAAGACATCACCGATG AACAAAATCCAGAGAAGCAGGTGACGCGTCCGCCGCGAGGCTTTTGGACAACGACGACGCCCCTCGGTACTCGAATCAGCACTGTGGGCAGCACTCACGAGCAGAGCCCCAGCTGCTCTCTTCTCACCTACAAGACGTCAGACGTGATCACTCAAGAG GCGATGCTGAGCCGGGAAGATCTGGTGGTGATGGTGCAGAAGCCAGACGGGTCCGTGTTCGTGGATCACGCGGACGGGACGAGAATCACCACCTTCTACCGGGAGAGGGCGCCGAGCGCGG ACGACGACGTAAGCGTCGGCGTGACCGGGCGAGACGGGCAGACTTGCGGCGAAGCTGCTCCGAAGGGCGCCAAAACGCACGAGTCCGCCGACGTGCCGAGCAAAGAGAGGGTCCTGATGGTGGAGAACGAGGCCTGCGCCACCGTCTTGATGTACCCCGAACGCCACGTCGCCGAAATCTGGTTGGCGGATGGAACTGTCGTCACCGGGGATCACGAGGGAGATTATCAG GTGATCCCGTCCAGCGTCGGGCTACTGCACATCCAAAAAGACGGGAAATGCGTTTACACCGGCGGACGCCCTGGGGGGGGTCTCCCCTTTTACATTATGAGTCACACTGACGACGTGActtgtgacatcacggacgTGGATGGAAACCGCTTTCAG GTGAAGGAAGACGGTCAGGTGACGGCGCACAACGTTGGACCGGCTCCAAGAACGCTGCAAGAGggagatgaggatgaggaggaggaggaggaggaggatgaggagggcaAAGGGATGACGTCCAAGCCCAGAGAACACAGTCCCAG GCTCTTCCTGGTGCATGACGACGGTTCGGGTTCTGAGCTCCTGAGTAGTCAAGCCGTGGTGGAGCTGCTCCAGCAGGCCCGCTCGGACCCCACCGTGGCTCTGCTGAAGGACCCGCTGCCGGACACGCAAG GTGAGTTTGGCATCACGGTCCTGAAGCCCAGCATCGAGAGCGCACGGTCCAGGTGGGTGCACGTGAAGACGGACACCGACGCCTTGCTTCAAACGTTCCGCAATCGCAGCAGGCGCGGCTCCCCCTGTTTTGAAGTCCCAGACGGAAAA AAGGCCGGCAGTCCTTCCTTTGCGACCACGACAGAACCCGGCCCGCAAAAACGAGCCGCGGCCAGCGTAGCCGTGCGCAGCTGCCCCAGAGTCCTGGAAATCAGGGAAGTGTACCAACACCGGCCCTTAAGCAGAAGGCTAAAaaacacagtggacatgcgacTGAAG GAATATATTGAGAGTTTGATGGAGAAGGCCCAGCGGTCCGCTGACGTGATGCTCAAGGAGCCTCGCGCTGAAACCGAGCGAGTCCACGCCGGTGTTCTGCTCAGTCAG TCTCTTACAGAGGACGCGCAGGAGACTCGCGCCATTGCCAAAAGGACCCCGG GGGACGTCGGCGCCCTGTACGGCCAAGCCGTGCAAGCTCCGCCCGAGCCCTCGGACCATTCGGAGGATCCCGCCACGACAGCCAGCGTCAG CTGCGCCCGCGTCAAGGAGTCAAAGTGGGCAGAGACGCTGGAACAGTACAG ACAGGAGCTGTTTGAGGTGAAGCAGTGCGTCGACGCTCTGAAGAGGAAGTTTATCGTGCCGTACTTCCACCCGGAAAACGTCGCATTACACCAG AATCTTCTCCTCCCTGGGAATCCCGAGACGAGGAGGCCCGGCTTGAGCGTCCTGGACTTCCCCGAGTCAGACCATATGGTAGAAGCCTTGCAGAGGGACGACCTGCAGGAAGAGTATC taCACGGACGTGAGTTCAACTCGGCGACCCCCCCCAAATGA